CCGGCGCGGTCGAGGCCCATCGCCATTGCACCGGCAGGCTGGTGACCGTCGCCATGCGCGAGGTGGTCTTCCACCAGCCGGTCTTCGTCGGCGACCTGGTGAGCTTCTATACCTCGACCAAGCGGCTGGGAAACACGTCGGTCACGGTCGACGTCTCGGTCGAGGTCGAACGCGGCCAGAGTGGCGGGGCGAAGGTCCACGTCACCCAGGCCGAGGTCGTCTACGTCCACGTCGACCAGGGTGGGCGCCCGACGCCGATCCCGCAGTAGCGGGCGCACGCCGCGCCCCACGCCTCTCAGGTCGCTCGCTCTCGCGTGGGGCGAGCGGCGGCGCAGCAGCCGAGCGAACCGGCGACTCTGGGGCGTGGAGCGACCTTCCGGGGCGGGGGGCCACCGAACGGCCGAGGTCCCCTCAAGAATCCGGCGTTTCGTAGCAGCGCCGGCAGCGCGCCTCGTAGGCCTCGACGTCGCCCACCAGCACCTGCTCGCGCCCGCCGGCGATGCGCTGGCTGTATTGCGCCGGCTCGCCGCAGACGACGCACACGGCGTGCATCTTGTCGACCTGCTCGGCCACGGCGAGCAGCGCCGGCATCGGTCCGAACGGTCGGCGCTCGAAGTCCTGATCCAGCCCGGCGAGGATGACGCGCAGCCCGCGGTCGGCGAGCTCCATCGCCAGCGTGACGATCCCGGCGTCGAAGAACTGCACCTCGTCGACACCGACGACCTGGGTCTCGGGAGCGAGGGCCGCGCGCAGCGACGCCGAGTCCGGGACCGAGTGGGCGTCGAGCTGGCGCCGGTCGCGCGTGACCAGAATGTCCGCCTCGTCCCGCG
This genomic window from Holophagales bacterium contains:
- a CDS encoding acyl-CoA thioesterase gives rise to the protein MPKDTNALGTIFGGVILSYIDLAGAVEAHRHCTGRLVTVAMREVVFHQPVFVGDLVSFYTSTKRLGNTSVTVDVSVEVERGQSGGAKVHVTQAEVVYVHVDQGGRPTPIPQ
- a CDS encoding thymidine kinase translates to MHARHEGAGQIEVIAGGMFSGKSEELVRRLRRAVIARQRVQVFKPSLDTRDEADILVTRDRRQLDAHSVPDSASLRAALAPETQVVGVDEVQFFDAGIVTLAMELADRGLRVILAGLDQDFERRPFGPMPALLAVAEQVDKMHAVCVVCGEPAQYSQRIAGGREQVLVGDVEAYEARCRRCYETPDS